Within Bacillota bacterium, the genomic segment TTCTTTCCGACAAAGTCCACCTCCTTTTTGAGCTTGACGAAGGGAGCTAGATTGGCCTCGAGCGGGGTAATGTCGCGGGTGAGTTCATGCCCGTATAGTGCTAGGCCAGCTTCAAAGCGCAAGGTGTCCCTAGCCCCTAATCCTACTGGCACAATGCCGAAGGGGGCTCCCGCCAGAAGTAGGGCGCTCCACAAGGTGGGGGCATCTTCACTGGACAGGTATAGCTCAAAGCCGTCTTCTCCTGTATACCCCGTGCGTGAGACAAGTGCTTGTATGCCTGCCACCTCTATGTGGGGTTCAAAGTGAAAGAAGCCCATAGCATCGAGGGGGAAGTTGGTCAGCGTCTGTAGGGTGGCTTGTGCGAGGGGCCCTTGCAGAGCCAACTGCGCAATGGCGGATGACTCATTTTTTACCTCGAGGCTAGAGGGCGCCAAGCGCTTGATCCAGGCGTAGTCTTGGTCGGTGTTAGCGGCATTGACAACCAATAAAAAATCCTCGGCGCTTTGCTTGTATACCAAGAGGTCGTCGACGACGCCGCCGTCCTCGTAGCACATCAGAGAATAGAGAACTTGTTTATTTTTGAGTTTGGCGATGTCTCCGGTTACTAGTTTCTGCATAAAGTCTTGGGCGAGCGCGCCTTTTACAGTGATCTCTCCCATGTGAGATACATCAAAAAGGCCTAGCGCAGTGCGGACAGTTTCATGCTCCTTGAGGATACCCGTGTATTGTAGGGGCAGAGCCCAACCGCCAAACTCGACGATTTGACCGCCGAGGGCTACATGCTGATGGTAGATTGGTGTGTGCTGCATACAAGACCCCTTTCTTTATGCTTCGTTTTTTAACCATGTAGCTACTTCGGCGACCAGAGGCGAATTGTGCAGGCGAGAAATTTCCTGTAGGCGCAGAGCCAAATGGGCACGTTCAAAGTGGCAGCCGAGCAGGCTATCTGCCATTAGTTCAATCGAGCCTGATTCCATCGCGTCGGAGTAGATTC encodes:
- the gcvT gene encoding glycine cleavage system aminomethyltransferase GcvT, yielding MQHTPIYHQHVALGGQIVEFGGWALPLQYTGILKEHETVRTALGLFDVSHMGEITVKGALAQDFMQKLVTGDIAKLKNKQVLYSLMCYEDGGVVDDLLVYKQSAEDFLLVVNAANTDQDYAWIKRLAPSSLEVKNESSAIAQLALQGPLAQATLQTLTNFPLDAMGFFHFEPHIEVAGIQALVSRTGYTGEDGFELYLSSEDAPTLWSALLLAGAPFGIVPVGLGARDTLRFEAGLALYGHELTRDITPLEANLAPFVKLKKEVDFVGKNALIAQKKSTVPRELIGVAMIERGIPRHGCDVVVNGNSVGHITSGTFSPTRKENLGLALVARDTVGIGDEVSILVRGKYLQAKRIGLPFYEKKYKKTPVQL